In Oryza brachyantha chromosome 1, ObraRS2, whole genome shotgun sequence, the following are encoded in one genomic region:
- the LOC102700491 gene encoding uncharacterized protein LOC102700491: protein MARTHMAVAVALLLVVVVCCAAVSEAAKAPPPPPQHRLPPRFRMINPGRPGLGKRDQELSLSCADTKGKKKGCMAKCDKRCPNQCIVMCPSCKTFCMCDFYPGVSCGDPRFTGGDGNNFYFHGKKDQDFCVVSDADLHINAHFIGKRNPTMSRDFTWIQALGIRFADHRLYMGAKKTAKWSNDVDRLELAFDGAPVDVPAQLGARWESAAVPGLTVTRTAATNGVRVQLAGVFDIMANVVPVTEQDSRVHNYGVTEEDSLAHLDLGFKFYDLSDDVHGVLGQTYRSDYVNKLSVSASMPVMGGAPSYVVSDIFSTDCTVARFGRRAGISMVTATAS, encoded by the exons ATGGCGAGGACACACATGGCTGTCGCCGTGGCCCTcttgttggtggtggtggtgtgctgcgccgccgtctccgagGCCGcgaaggcgccgccgccgccgccgcagcacaGGCTGCCGCCCAGGTTTCGCATGATCAACCCGGGTAGGCCTGGCTTGGGCAAGAGGGACCAGGAGCTCTCCCTGTCGTGCGCGGACACCAAGGGCAAGAAGAAGGGCTGCATGGCCAAGTGCGACAAGCGCTGCCCTAACCAGTGCATCGTCATGTGCCCCAGCTGCAAGACCTTCTGCA TGTGCGACTTCTACCCCGGCGTGTCGTGCGGCGACCCGCgcttcaccggcggcgacggcaacaaCTTCTACTTCCACGGTAAGAAGGACCAGGACTTCTGCGTCGTCTCCGACGCCGACCTCCACATCAACGCGCACTTCATCGGCAAGCGCAACCCCACCATGAGCCGCGACTTCACCTGGATCCAGGCCCTCGGCATCCGCTTCGCCGACCACCGCCTCTACATGGGCGCCAAGAAGACGGCCAAGTGGAGCAACGACGTCGACCGCCTCGAGCTCGCCTTCGACGGCGCGCCCGTCGACGTCCCCGCGCAGCTCGGCGCGCGCTGGgagtccgccgccgtgcccggcCTGACCGTCACCAGGACCGCCGCGACCAACGGCGTGAGGGtgcagctcgccggcgtgtTCGACATCATGGCCAACGTGGTGCCCGTCACGGAGCAGGACTCGCGCGTCCACAACTACGGCGTCACCGAGGAGGACAGCCTCGCGCACCTCGACCTCGGCTTCAAGTTCTACGACCTCTCCGACGACGTCCATGGCGTCCTCGGCCAGACCTACCGCTCCGACTACGTCAACAAGCTCAGCGTCAGCGCCAGCATGCCGGTCATGGGCGGCGCACCCAGCTACGTCGTCTCTGACATCTTCTCGACCGACTGCACCGTCGCCAGGTTCGGCCGCCGTGCCGGCATCTCCATGGTCACTGCCACGGCCAGTTAA